The Planctomycetota bacterium genome has a window encoding:
- a CDS encoding cytosine permease, whose protein sequence is MANGKLPSYLASATPNPAANRAAWYKNTAQVYAGIMLWFVFWQQIPLGAGADGYSKFAGGTLAQGLGVALLGLILAALICHFLFYLVPGMLGMKTGLPLYIVGTSTYGAQGGFLMPGFLMGVLQFGWLAVNAFFAGILLCAPFGYGFPSVPHAIVAAAWVVLGAFMGVKGIKYVASVATYLPLIPLAILVILLVATIGGLGSFDSQALVKAGQESTPAAIGVQPPLTTFGILALLATYVVGFFATAGAAGADFGMNNRNAKDVHLGGLIGVALSTVFAGGAALLIVAGAYGSGMFTGGAIMEPPRLMGGIVGEKTAAVFMYLLAIAAFPPACFSSFIAANSFKTTLPNVKPWISCGLGALVAIVLAVTGWAGNAIGVFSIIGASFGPVCGAMMADYLLSGRKWAGPRAGFNPAGWISWVIGFIVGAADFIPGLAGKVPCPPVAAFIVGFVLYAILAMVGLQSKTLQMPAAKAPQRA, encoded by the coding sequence ATGGCCAACGGGAAATTGCCGAGTTACCTCGCCTCTGCCACGCCGAATCCCGCCGCAAACCGGGCGGCGTGGTACAAGAACACCGCCCAGGTGTATGCGGGAATCATGCTCTGGTTCGTCTTCTGGCAGCAGATCCCTCTGGGGGCTGGCGCGGATGGCTACAGCAAGTTCGCTGGCGGCACATTGGCCCAGGGGCTCGGCGTGGCTCTCCTCGGCCTGATCCTGGCGGCCCTCATCTGCCACTTCCTCTTCTACCTCGTGCCGGGCATGCTGGGGATGAAGACCGGGCTGCCCCTTTACATCGTGGGCACTTCCACCTACGGCGCGCAAGGCGGGTTCCTGATGCCCGGGTTCCTGATGGGCGTGCTTCAGTTCGGCTGGCTGGCGGTGAACGCCTTCTTCGCGGGCATTCTGCTGTGTGCGCCGTTCGGCTACGGGTTCCCCTCCGTCCCGCATGCCATCGTCGCGGCGGCGTGGGTCGTGCTCGGCGCGTTCATGGGCGTTAAGGGCATCAAGTACGTGGCCAGCGTGGCCACCTATCTGCCACTCATCCCGCTGGCCATCCTGGTCATCCTGTTGGTGGCCACGATCGGCGGCCTCGGGAGTTTCGATAGCCAGGCCCTCGTCAAGGCGGGGCAGGAGTCCACGCCGGCGGCGATCGGGGTCCAGCCCCCGCTGACGACGTTCGGCATTCTGGCGCTGCTGGCGACCTACGTCGTCGGCTTCTTCGCGACGGCCGGTGCGGCGGGCGCCGACTTCGGCATGAACAACCGCAACGCCAAGGATGTGCACCTCGGCGGGCTGATAGGCGTCGCCCTCTCCACGGTGTTCGCGGGAGGCGCGGCTCTTCTCATCGTGGCCGGCGCGTACGGCAGCGGCATGTTTACGGGCGGCGCCATTATGGAGCCCCCCCGCCTCATGGGCGGCATCGTCGGCGAAAAGACCGCGGCCGTGTTCATGTATCTGCTGGCGATTGCGGCGTTTCCGCCGGCCTGCTTCTCGTCGTTCATTGCGGCCAACAGTTTCAAGACTACGCTTCCCAACGTGAAGCCCTGGATCTCTTGCGGCCTTGGGGCGCTCGTCGCCATCGTCCTGGCGGTGACCGGTTGGGCCGGCAACGCGATCGGCGTCTTCTCGATCATCGGCGCCTCGTTCGGCCCCGTTTGCGGCGCGATGATGGCCGACTACCTACTTTCGGGTCGCAAGTGGGCCGGGCCCCGGGCCGGGTTCAACCCCGCAGGCTGGATTTCGTGGGTCATCGGCTTCATCGTCGGAGCGGCCGACTTCATCCCCGGGCTCGCCGGGAAGGTCCCCTGCCCGCCTGTGGCCGCCTTCATCGTCGGCTTCGTCCTCTACGCGATCCTGGCAATGGTCGGCCTCCAGAGCAAGACCCTGCAGATGCCCGCGGCTAAAGCACCGCAGAGAGCCTGA
- a CDS encoding TIM barrel protein encodes MARKHGLTRREFVKGAAVAAVGGPLALAAAGGETPSAQAFKTPAAASRPSSGRPENGRWAEAFGWRLGMQAYSFNRYTLFEAIEKTASLGLRYIEAYPGQKLNAERPDVRWDHNTGPEIRQEVKRKLEASGIRLVCYGVVGLGKDEAEARKMFDFAKDMGIETIVSEPPRDALPALDKLCGEYAIRIAIHNHPKPSPYWDPQIVLDACQGLSPRIGACADTGHWMRSDVNPVEALRKLEGRIVSLHFKDLNASGKGAHDVPWGTGQGNVRAMLEELARQSLKAVFSIEYEYNWTSSLPEIAQCVAYFEQVAGELAAASNKKGKAQ; translated from the coding sequence ATGGCTCGCAAGCACGGCTTGACCCGCAGGGAGTTCGTGAAAGGCGCCGCGGTCGCCGCGGTCGGCGGACCGTTGGCCCTCGCCGCCGCAGGCGGGGAAACCCCGAGCGCCCAGGCGTTCAAGACCCCGGCCGCGGCCTCTCGACCATCCTCGGGCCGCCCTGAGAATGGTCGATGGGCGGAAGCGTTCGGCTGGCGTCTCGGCATGCAGGCCTACTCCTTCAACCGCTACACGCTCTTCGAGGCGATCGAGAAGACGGCCTCGCTCGGCCTCCGTTATATCGAGGCCTATCCCGGCCAGAAGTTGAACGCGGAAAGGCCCGACGTCCGCTGGGACCATAACACGGGCCCGGAAATCCGCCAGGAGGTAAAGCGGAAACTCGAGGCGAGCGGCATCCGCCTGGTCTGTTACGGCGTCGTCGGCCTCGGCAAGGACGAGGCCGAAGCGCGCAAGATGTTCGACTTCGCCAAAGACATGGGTATCGAAACGATCGTCTCCGAGCCGCCCAGGGACGCCCTGCCGGCCCTCGACAAACTCTGCGGCGAGTATGCCATCCGCATCGCCATCCACAATCACCCGAAACCGTCGCCTTACTGGGACCCCCAGATCGTCCTCGACGCGTGCCAGGGCCTGAGCCCGCGCATCGGCGCCTGTGCCGACACCGGCCACTGGATGCGCTCCGACGTGAATCCGGTGGAGGCGCTTCGGAAACTCGAAGGCCGCATCGTCAGCCTCCACTTCAAGGACCTGAACGCGTCTGGCAAAGGCGCCCACGATGTGCCGTGGGGAACCGGCCAAGGCAACGTCCGTGCGATGCTCGAGGAACTTGCCCGCCAAAGCCTGAAGGCCGTCTTCTCCATCGAATACGAGTACAATTGGACCTCGTCGCTGCCCGAGATCGCCCAGTGCGTGGCCTATTTCGAACAGGTCGCGGGCGAACTGGCAGCGGCCTCAAACAAGAAAGGGAAAGCGCAATGA